The following proteins are encoded in a genomic region of Thalassophryne amazonica chromosome 5, fThaAma1.1, whole genome shotgun sequence:
- the LOC117511035 gene encoding zinc finger protein 239-like has protein sequence MTYRADKKDPEFKEEQEEVLTSQERAPLLLKHEDDAIELRGKEQSAQEELPHSKISAKRHTHESDNGHEASESNTDQHLLSQSVELNRNSAKCGKARSAKSKARNEPYKCQCCSKEFDDLSELKSHSKSHPADKSFKCHVCGKAFKLKATMQNHVRIHTGEKPFQCKYCGKEFSCRRNYNRHLRIHTGEKPYSCSTCGRRFNNSSDVKSHAKTHTGEKPYRCNRCKKKFSFKSSLTSHLRLHTGETPYKCPLCEKGFNDRTTLKVHIRTHTGEKPYRCETCDKSFVTSSNLNKHNIIHATAAQS, from the coding sequence ATGACATACAGAGCTGACAAAAAGGACCCAGAGTTTAAAGAGGAGCAGGAGGAAGTCCTCACTAGTCAGGAGAGAGCACCGCTTTTACTGAAGCATGAGGATGATGCCATTGAATTAAGGGGTAAAGAGCAGAGTGCACAGGAGGAACTCCCTCATTCCAAGATctctgcaaaaagacacacacatgAATCCGACAACGGACATGAAGCATCGGAATCAAACACTGACCAGCACCTTCTTTCTCAGAGTGTAGAACTGAATCGCAATAGTGCCAAGTGTGGAAAGGCAAGATCAGCCAAGTCCAAAGCCAGGAATGAACCTTATAAATGTCAATGTTGCAGTAAGGAGTTTGATGACTTGTCAGAGTTAAAAAGTCACAGCAAATCACACCCTGCAGACAAAAGTTTTAAATGTCATGTTTGCGGAAAAGCATTCAAGCTGAAGGCCAccatgcaaaaccatgtcaggatTCACACGGGAGAAAAGCCATTCCAATGTAAATATTGTGGAAAAGAGTTCAGCTGTCGACGAAATTACAACAGACACCTCAGAATCCACACAGGCGAGAAGCCGTACTCTTGTAGCACTTGTGGGAGACGTTTCAACAATAGTTCGGACGTCAAATCCCACGCAAAAACTCATACAGGCGAGAAGCCATATAGGTGCAACCGCTGCAAGAAGAAGTTCTCCTTTAAATCATCATTGACAAGTCATCTCAGGTTGCACACAGGCGAGACCCCTTATAAATGCCCTCTGTGTGAGAAAGGTTTTAATGACCGCACAACTTTAAAAGTCCACATCAGAACCCACACAGGTGAAAAACCATACAGGTGTGAAACATGTGACAAATCCTTTGTCACctcatcaaacctgaataagcacaATATTATCCATGCTACTGCTGCACAGAGCTGA